A segment of the Jatrophihabitans endophyticus genome:
GTCCGCGCCGGGGGCAGGGCCCGGCTGGACCGGCTCGTCGTTGCCGTTGCCGATGTCGATCGGCTCCACCGTCCGGGGCGCGGACGACGTGGGGACGCCGGTGCACGCGGTCGGCAGCAGCCAGCAGGCCACGAGCGCCGCGAACACCCGGCGGGCGCGCGTCGGGCGCCGCCGGTCCCGTCCGGGCGTTCTCACCGGGCACCCTCCCCGTCGTCGGCGTCGCCGAAATCCTCGTCCGGGTCCTCGTCCGGGTCCAGGGGCAGCGGCGAGTGCATGAGGGTGTGGCCCGCGCGCCGCGGCAGGGTCAGCCGGAACTGCGCCCCGCGTCCCCGCTCGCCCCACGCCTGCAGCCACCCGTCGTGCAACCGGGCGTCCTCGAGGGAGATGGCGAGGCCGAGGCCGGTGCCGCCGGTCAGCCGGCTGCGGGACGGGTCGCCACGCCAGAAGCGGTTGAACACGAGACCGGCCTCGCCCGGCCGCAGCCCGATGCCGTGGTCGCGGACGGCGATGGCGACGGCGTCCGCGTCGTAGCCGACGGTCAGCACCACCGGCTTGCCCTCTCCGTGGTCGAGCGCGTTGCCCAGCAGGTTGCGCAGGATCCGTTCGACGCGGCGCGAGTCGATGTCGACGGTGACGGGGACGTCCGGTTGCGCGACGATCATCTCGCTGCCGTGGGCCGCCGCGAGCACCTGCACGCCCTCGATCGCGGTCGCAACGACGGAGCGGACGTCGACCGGCGCCGACTCGAGATGCGCGGCCCCGGCGTCGTGCCGCGAGATCTCCAGCAGGTCGCCCAGCAGTGACTCGAAGCGGTCGAGCTCGTCGTGCATCAGCTCGGCGGCGCGGGTGAGCTCGGGCTCGAACTCGTCGCGGCTGGCGTACAGGAACTCCGAGGCCATCCGGATGGTGGTGAGCGGGGTGCGCAGCTCGTGCGAGACGTCGCTGGTGAAGCGCCGCTGGAGGCGGGAGAGATCCTCGAGCCGCCGGATCTGCCGTTGCAGGCTGTCGGCCATGTCGTTGAACGACTGACCCAGCCGCGCGATGTCGTCGCTGCCGGTGACGGCGATGCGTTTGGACAGGTCGCCCGCGGCCAGGCGACCCGCCGTCTCGCGGGCGACCCGCAGCGGCCGGACGACCTGACGGGTGACCAGCAGCGCGATGCCGAGCACGAGTACGACCAGCGCGAGACCGGCCAGCACCACGGTGCGCTGGATCAGCGCGATCGTCTGCTGCTCGGCGGTGAGCGGGAACAGGTAGTAGAGCTCGAACACACCCGACCGCGCCTGCACCGGCTCGCCGACGATCAGGCCCGCGACGAAGTCGGCCGACGTCGCGGAGGGGTGCACCGGGGCGTACTGGGTCGCGAGGTTCCCGTCGCGCACGGCGTCGCGCAACGAGTCCGGGATGCGGACCGACTCGACGTCGTCGCTGGGAACGGTCGACGACTCGATAGCGATCGTGAACAGCCCCGCCCCGGCGCTGGAGTTTACGGCGGTGACGCTCGCGTAGACCTGCTGCCGCGCGACGTCGACGTCGGCGGGCACCTGGGCGTCCACGTCGGCGAAGGCGGCGTTCGCCGTCTGCAACCCGATGCGGGCCTGGCTCACCGCGGCGTTCTGCTTCGCGGTGAGCACGCCACCGGCCACCTTGTCCACGAGGAACAGGCCGATCACGAGGACGACGAGGCCGGCCACGATGACCGTCGTCGTGCCCACCCGCAGCTGCAGCGAGCGACGCCACGTCGCCCCCGCGCGACCGGCCGCGTGGCGCACGCCGGTGCCGCTGCGGACGAGCCAGGTCCGGACCGGACGCGGGCGGGCCGTCGACGACGCGGCCGGGCGGGCCTCGTCCGCAGCGGCCGACAGCGAGAGCTCGGGATTGGCCACCGGCTACGGCGGCCCTGCCTTGTAGCCGACGCCCCGCACGGTCAGCACGACCTCCGGCCGCTCGGGGTCGCGCTCGACCTTGGCGCGCAGTCGTTGGACGTGCACGTTGACCAACCGGGTGTCGGCGGCGTGCCGGTAACCCCACACCTGCTCCAGCAGGACCTCGCGGGTGAAGACCTGCCGCGGCTTGCGGGCCAACGCGACGAGCAGGTCGAACTCGAGCGGCGTCAGGGCCATGGCGACGCCGTCGCGGCTCACCTGGTGCGCCTGGACGTCGATCTCGACCGGCGAGTCGGGCGGCCCGATGGCGAGCGTCTCGCCGACGAGCTCGTCGTGGTGACGCAACCGGGCGCGCATCCGGGCGACGAGCTCCTTGGGCTTGAACGGCTTCAGGACGTAGTCGTCGGCGCCGGACTCCAGGCCCAGCACGACGTCGACGGTGTCGGTCTTGGCGGTGAGCATGATGATCGGCGTGCCGCTCTCGGCC
Coding sequences within it:
- the mtrB gene encoding MtrAB system histidine kinase MtrB, with the protein product MANPELSLSAAADEARPAASSTARPRPVRTWLVRSGTGVRHAAGRAGATWRRSLQLRVGTTTVIVAGLVVLVIGLFLVDKVAGGVLTAKQNAAVSQARIGLQTANAAFADVDAQVPADVDVARQQVYASVTAVNSSAGAGLFTIAIESSTVPSDDVESVRIPDSLRDAVRDGNLATQYAPVHPSATSADFVAGLIVGEPVQARSGVFELYYLFPLTAEQQTIALIQRTVVLAGLALVVLVLGIALLVTRQVVRPLRVARETAGRLAAGDLSKRIAVTGSDDIARLGQSFNDMADSLQRQIRRLEDLSRLQRRFTSDVSHELRTPLTTIRMASEFLYASRDEFEPELTRAAELMHDELDRFESLLGDLLEISRHDAGAAHLESAPVDVRSVVATAIEGVQVLAAAHGSEMIVAQPDVPVTVDIDSRRVERILRNLLGNALDHGEGKPVVLTVGYDADAVAIAVRDHGIGLRPGEAGLVFNRFWRGDPSRSRLTGGTGLGLAISLEDARLHDGWLQAWGERGRGAQFRLTLPRRAGHTLMHSPLPLDPDEDPDEDFGDADDGEGAR
- the mtrA gene encoding MtrAB system response regulator MtrA; the protein is MKPRVLVVDDDSALAEMLGIVLRTDGFDPAFVADGSLALKAFRETRPDIVLLDLMLPGMSGIDVCRAIRAESGTPIIMLTAKTDTVDVVLGLESGADDYVLKPFKPKELVARMRARLRHHDELVGETLAIGPPDSPVEIDVQAHQVSRDGVAMALTPLEFDLLVALARKPRQVFTREVLLEQVWGYRHAADTRLVNVHVQRLRAKVERDPERPEVVLTVRGVGYKAGPP